TCCATCACCATCTCGCCGATGCGGGACGACGGAATTTCGCTCTCCCCCGCAGTTTCGACCTGGCGCTGGATACCGCTGACGAGCTGATCGAGGCGTTCCTGCTCGAGGCCGCGCTTGCGCACTGCGAGGGCGATGGATTGTTCCAGCTTGCTGCGGTCGAATGGCTCGCGCCGACCGGTGCCGTCATCCGGCCCGTTCTTGACCACGAAGACCTCACGCAACTGGACGCGTTCGAACGTGGTGAACCGTGCCCCGCAGCTTTCGCACTGGCGGCGCCGACGGATCGAGGTGCTGTCCTCGGTCGGGCGGCTGTCCTTGACCTGCGAATCGTCGTGAGCGCAGAACGGACAGCGCATCCCGGCCTGCGCTTACTTCTTTACGCGGTTGTAGAGTGCGATACCGGCGCCCGCGGCGAGGCCCAACGGCAGCGATACGAACGGCAACAGGACCCCGGCCACCGCTCCGATCGCCGCACCGGTCAGGACAGGCTTGGTCGAAGGGTGGTGCATCCCTTCGCGGGCCATGCCGCTGACTTCGTTCTTCACGTCGGCAACCCAGTCCTGCCTGCCGCCGTTGTCATTATTGTCGAAGTTGCCGTTGTTTTCCATGTTCAGTTCCTTCCGGGATAGACGGGGAATGCATCGCACAGTTCCGCGACGCGGCGGCGAACGCTTTGTTCCGCTTGCGCATCGCCTTCCGGACCGTTGCGGGACAGTCCGTCGACCACCTCGGCGATGAGACCGCCGATCGTGCGAAATTCGTCCGGTCCGAAGCCGCGCGTGGTGCCGGCCGGCGTGCCCAGGCGGATGCCGCTGGTCACGAAGGGGCTGCGCGTGTCGTAGGGGATGCCGTTCTTGTTGCAGGTCAGGTAGGCGCGATCGAGGCCATGTTCGGCCGCCTTGCCCGTCACGTCGCGCGACGTGAGATCGACGAGCATCGAATGATTGTCCGTGCCGCCGGAGACCACGCGCAGACCTCCTGCCTCCACGCCCTGCGCCAGCGCGCGCGCATTCTCGACCACCCGGTGGGCATAGTCGCGGAAGTCGGGGCGAAGCGCCTCGCCGAAAGCGACCGCCTTCGCCGCCACGACATGCATCAGGGGCCCGCCCTGCAAGCCAGGGAAGACCGCCATGTTGAGCGGTTTCGAAAGCTCTTCATCGTTCCAGAGGATCACGCCAGAGCGCGGGCCACGCAGGCT
This region of Tsuneonella aeria genomic DNA includes:
- the nrdR gene encoding transcriptional regulator NrdR — its product is MRCPFCAHDDSQVKDSRPTEDSTSIRRRRQCESCGARFTTFERVQLREVFVVKNGPDDGTGRREPFDRSKLEQSIALAVRKRGLEQERLDQLVSGIQRQVETAGESEIPSSRIGEMVMEGLRQLDSVAYIRFASVYRDFSEARDFEEFASSVRDVAQADDNGR